The following are encoded in a window of Mangifera indica cultivar Alphonso unplaced genomic scaffold, CATAS_Mindica_2.1 Un_0008, whole genome shotgun sequence genomic DNA:
- the LOC123205531 gene encoding melanoma-associated antigen 8-like isoform X3, which yields MANGGEDFSQFDISKEEIEKLVAEVVRYVIFKTHQNLGCPIKREELVHLVTKNYSQRNLPAFVINVAKEKLSSVFGYELRELQRSRPASANLGRSSQNSVADPKSYILVSQLPPEVYKKYVEDVNTAHLTGFTFVIVSIVHLAGGKIPEENLWHHLKRMGLFENDVNHPVFGNIKQALETLVQQRYLQKDKVNGPEGNTVFYELAERALDGPVREKIKEYISQVCFESSMVVK from the exons ATGGCCAACGGCGGCGAAGATTTCTCTCAATTTGATATATCGAAAGAG gaaatagagaagCTCGTTGCGGAAGTGGTGCGCTATGTCATTTTCAAAACTCATCAGAACTTGGGATGTCCGATTAAGAGAGAGGAGCTTGTTCACTTGGTTACAAAAAACTATTCTCAGCGTAATCTTCCTGCTTTTGTGATTAATGTGGCCAAAGAGAAGCTCTCAAGCGTTTTTGGCTATGAATTGAGAGAGCTTCAAAGGTCACGTCCTGCCTCGGCAAATCTCGGCCGTTCTTCTCAAAACA GTGTTGCCGACCCTAAATCGTATATTCTTGTAAGTCAGCTACCGCCAGAAGTGTACAAGAAATATGTTGAAGATGTAAATACAGCGCATTTAACTGGTTTTACCTTTGTTATAGTTAGTATTGTCCATCTAGCTGGCGGCAAAATCCCAGAAG AAAATCTTTGGCATCATTTAAAGCGCATGGGATTGTTCGAAAATGATGTAAACCATCCGGTGTTTGGAAATATCAAGCAGGCATTGGAGACACTGGTCCAGCAAAG ATATTTGCAGAAGGACAAAGTGAATGGCCCTGAAGGTAATACCGTATTTTATGAGCTTGCTGAGAGAGCTCTAGATGGACCtgttagagagaaaataaaagaatacatATCACAG GTATGTTTTGAAAGTTCAATGGTTGTTAAATga
- the LOC123205531 gene encoding melanoma-associated antigen 8-like isoform X2 gives MANGGEDFSQFDISKEEIEKLVAEVVRYVIFKTHQNLGCPIKREELVHLVTKNYSQRNLPAFVINVAKEKLSSVFGYELRELQRSRPASANLGRSSQNSVADPKSYILVSQLPPEVYKKYVEDVNTAHLTGFTFVIVSIVHLAGGKIPEENLWHHLKRMGLFENDVNHPVFGNIKQALETLVQQRYLQKDKVNGPEGNTVFYELAERALDGPVREKIKEYISQFVNVDHNVVHYAD, from the exons ATGGCCAACGGCGGCGAAGATTTCTCTCAATTTGATATATCGAAAGAG gaaatagagaagCTCGTTGCGGAAGTGGTGCGCTATGTCATTTTCAAAACTCATCAGAACTTGGGATGTCCGATTAAGAGAGAGGAGCTTGTTCACTTGGTTACAAAAAACTATTCTCAGCGTAATCTTCCTGCTTTTGTGATTAATGTGGCCAAAGAGAAGCTCTCAAGCGTTTTTGGCTATGAATTGAGAGAGCTTCAAAGGTCACGTCCTGCCTCGGCAAATCTCGGCCGTTCTTCTCAAAACA GTGTTGCCGACCCTAAATCGTATATTCTTGTAAGTCAGCTACCGCCAGAAGTGTACAAGAAATATGTTGAAGATGTAAATACAGCGCATTTAACTGGTTTTACCTTTGTTATAGTTAGTATTGTCCATCTAGCTGGCGGCAAAATCCCAGAAG AAAATCTTTGGCATCATTTAAAGCGCATGGGATTGTTCGAAAATGATGTAAACCATCCGGTGTTTGGAAATATCAAGCAGGCATTGGAGACACTGGTCCAGCAAAG ATATTTGCAGAAGGACAAAGTGAATGGCCCTGAAGGTAATACCGTATTTTATGAGCTTGCTGAGAGAGCTCTAGATGGACCtgttagagagaaaataaaagaatacatATCACAG TTTGTAAATGTAGATCACAATGTTGTCCATTATGCTGACTAA
- the LOC123205531 gene encoding melanoma-associated antigen 8-like isoform X1, whose product MANGGEDFSQFDISKEEIEKLVAEVVRYVIFKTHQNLGCPIKREELVHLVTKNYSQRNLPAFVINVAKEKLSSVFGYELRELQRSRPASANLGRSSQNSVADPKSYILVSQLPPEVYKKYVEDVNTAHLTGFTFVIVSIVHLAGGKIPEENLWHHLKRMGLFENDVNHPVFGNIKQALETLVQQRYLQKDKVNGPEGNTVFYELAERALDGPVREKIKEYISQTWDFEVFGLLRRLVYSV is encoded by the exons ATGGCCAACGGCGGCGAAGATTTCTCTCAATTTGATATATCGAAAGAG gaaatagagaagCTCGTTGCGGAAGTGGTGCGCTATGTCATTTTCAAAACTCATCAGAACTTGGGATGTCCGATTAAGAGAGAGGAGCTTGTTCACTTGGTTACAAAAAACTATTCTCAGCGTAATCTTCCTGCTTTTGTGATTAATGTGGCCAAAGAGAAGCTCTCAAGCGTTTTTGGCTATGAATTGAGAGAGCTTCAAAGGTCACGTCCTGCCTCGGCAAATCTCGGCCGTTCTTCTCAAAACA GTGTTGCCGACCCTAAATCGTATATTCTTGTAAGTCAGCTACCGCCAGAAGTGTACAAGAAATATGTTGAAGATGTAAATACAGCGCATTTAACTGGTTTTACCTTTGTTATAGTTAGTATTGTCCATCTAGCTGGCGGCAAAATCCCAGAAG AAAATCTTTGGCATCATTTAAAGCGCATGGGATTGTTCGAAAATGATGTAAACCATCCGGTGTTTGGAAATATCAAGCAGGCATTGGAGACACTGGTCCAGCAAAG ATATTTGCAGAAGGACAAAGTGAATGGCCCTGAAGGTAATACCGTATTTTATGAGCTTGCTGAGAGAGCTCTAGATGGACCtgttagagagaaaataaaagaatacatATCACAG ACTTGGGATTTTGAAGTTTTTGGACTCTTGAGAAGGCTGGTATATAGTGTATAG
- the LOC123205531 gene encoding uncharacterized protein LOC123205531 isoform X4, translating into MANGGEDFSQFDISKEEIEKLVAEVVRYVIFKTHQNLGCPIKREELVHLVTKNYSQRNLPAFVINVAKEKLSSVFGYELRELQRSRPASANLGRSSQNSVADPKSYILVSQLPPEVYKKYVEDVNTAHLTGFTFVIVSIVHLAGGKIPEENLWHHLKRMGLFENDVNHPVFGNIKQALETLVQQSL; encoded by the exons ATGGCCAACGGCGGCGAAGATTTCTCTCAATTTGATATATCGAAAGAG gaaatagagaagCTCGTTGCGGAAGTGGTGCGCTATGTCATTTTCAAAACTCATCAGAACTTGGGATGTCCGATTAAGAGAGAGGAGCTTGTTCACTTGGTTACAAAAAACTATTCTCAGCGTAATCTTCCTGCTTTTGTGATTAATGTGGCCAAAGAGAAGCTCTCAAGCGTTTTTGGCTATGAATTGAGAGAGCTTCAAAGGTCACGTCCTGCCTCGGCAAATCTCGGCCGTTCTTCTCAAAACA GTGTTGCCGACCCTAAATCGTATATTCTTGTAAGTCAGCTACCGCCAGAAGTGTACAAGAAATATGTTGAAGATGTAAATACAGCGCATTTAACTGGTTTTACCTTTGTTATAGTTAGTATTGTCCATCTAGCTGGCGGCAAAATCCCAGAAG AAAATCTTTGGCATCATTTAAAGCGCATGGGATTGTTCGAAAATGATGTAAACCATCCGGTGTTTGGAAATATCAAGCAGGCATTGGAGACACTGGTCCAGCAAAG TTTGTAA
- the LOC123205529 gene encoding 5'-adenylylsulfate reductase-like 4 isoform X1, with protein sequence MYEGRFFLKHFLILCWVSMGMRVWETGILILLLLVRLAAAVETVRHPLCPIESITDSILGFRNFNCPVYTSFQSHDVVAVIEGDEVSLQRALNMVHKNSHEFVAVLFYASWCPFSRNFRPSFSILSSLYPSISHFAIEESAIRPSILSKYGVHGFPTLFLLNSSMRVRYHGSRTLISLVAFYSDVTGIDSASLDKISLDKVGHLSNHERHDNVDNESCPFSWARSPENLLRQETYLALATSFVLLRLLYLFFPSLLVIAQLTWIRLIRNVKLGSLFDHPQTYLNRAIQIFNSLKDPCKKSNLQEGALNARAWASKSLATVSIGDASTSHVACGSECH encoded by the exons ATGTACGAAGGCCGTTTCTTCCTTAAACA TTTTCTGATTTTGTGCTGGGTCTCGATGGGGATGAGAGTCTGGGAGACGGGGATCTTGATTTTGTTGCTCTTGGTGAGGTTAGCTGCGGCCGTCGAGACAGTCAGACATCCGTTATGTCCAATCGAATCCATTACGGATTCCATCTTAGGGTTTCGAAATTTCAACTGTCCGGTTTATACCAGTTTTCAATCTCACGATGTCGTCGCTGTTATCGAG GGTGACGAGGTTTCATTGCAAAGGGCTCTGAATATGGTTCACAAGAATAGTCATGAATTTGTAGCTGTTCTTTTCTATGCATCTTGGTGTCCTTTTTCTCGTAATTTTAGGCCTAGTTTCTCTATCCTTTCTTCTTTATATCCTTCCATTTCCCATTTTGCAATCGAAGAATCTGCCATCAGACCAAG TATACTTTCTAAGTATGGGGTTCATGGGTTTCCCACCCTTTTTCTGTTAAATTCGTCAATGCGTGTTCGTTATCATGGCTCCCGGACTCTCATTTCACTTGTCGCGTTCTACAGTGATGTCACCG GCATTGATTCTGCATCATTGGATAAAATATCCCTGGACAAAGTTGGGCACCTATCAAATCACGAGAGGCACGATAATGTGGACAATGAAAGCTGCCCATTCTCATGGGCAAGATCACCAGAGAATTTGCTTCGGCAGGAGACATATTTGGCCCTGGCTACCTCATTTGTTCTGTTGAGATTGCTTTACTTATTCTTTCCAAGTCTGCTTGTAATAGCTCAACTTACTTGGATAAGGCTCATCCGAAATGTTAAATTGGGGAGCTTGTTTGATCATCCTCAGACCTATCTGAATCGAGCAATACAGATATTTAATTCTCTAAAAGATCCTTGCAAGAAAAGTAACTTACAGGAAGGAGCATTGAATGCCAGGGCTTGGGCTTCCAAGTCCCTTGCCACTGTTTCAATTGGTGATGCAAGCACCAGCCATGTTGCATGTGGGAGCGAATGCCACTGA
- the LOC123205529 gene encoding 5'-adenylylsulfate reductase-like 4 isoform X2, translating into MGMRVWETGILILLLLVRLAAAVETVRHPLCPIESITDSILGFRNFNCPVYTSFQSHDVVAVIEGDEVSLQRALNMVHKNSHEFVAVLFYASWCPFSRNFRPSFSILSSLYPSISHFAIEESAIRPSILSKYGVHGFPTLFLLNSSMRVRYHGSRTLISLVAFYSDVTGIDSASLDKISLDKVGHLSNHERHDNVDNESCPFSWARSPENLLRQETYLALATSFVLLRLLYLFFPSLLVIAQLTWIRLIRNVKLGSLFDHPQTYLNRAIQIFNSLKDPCKKSNLQEGALNARAWASKSLATVSIGDASTSHVACGSECH; encoded by the exons ATGGGGATGAGAGTCTGGGAGACGGGGATCTTGATTTTGTTGCTCTTGGTGAGGTTAGCTGCGGCCGTCGAGACAGTCAGACATCCGTTATGTCCAATCGAATCCATTACGGATTCCATCTTAGGGTTTCGAAATTTCAACTGTCCGGTTTATACCAGTTTTCAATCTCACGATGTCGTCGCTGTTATCGAG GGTGACGAGGTTTCATTGCAAAGGGCTCTGAATATGGTTCACAAGAATAGTCATGAATTTGTAGCTGTTCTTTTCTATGCATCTTGGTGTCCTTTTTCTCGTAATTTTAGGCCTAGTTTCTCTATCCTTTCTTCTTTATATCCTTCCATTTCCCATTTTGCAATCGAAGAATCTGCCATCAGACCAAG TATACTTTCTAAGTATGGGGTTCATGGGTTTCCCACCCTTTTTCTGTTAAATTCGTCAATGCGTGTTCGTTATCATGGCTCCCGGACTCTCATTTCACTTGTCGCGTTCTACAGTGATGTCACCG GCATTGATTCTGCATCATTGGATAAAATATCCCTGGACAAAGTTGGGCACCTATCAAATCACGAGAGGCACGATAATGTGGACAATGAAAGCTGCCCATTCTCATGGGCAAGATCACCAGAGAATTTGCTTCGGCAGGAGACATATTTGGCCCTGGCTACCTCATTTGTTCTGTTGAGATTGCTTTACTTATTCTTTCCAAGTCTGCTTGTAATAGCTCAACTTACTTGGATAAGGCTCATCCGAAATGTTAAATTGGGGAGCTTGTTTGATCATCCTCAGACCTATCTGAATCGAGCAATACAGATATTTAATTCTCTAAAAGATCCTTGCAAGAAAAGTAACTTACAGGAAGGAGCATTGAATGCCAGGGCTTGGGCTTCCAAGTCCCTTGCCACTGTTTCAATTGGTGATGCAAGCACCAGCCATGTTGCATGTGGGAGCGAATGCCACTGA